The following coding sequences are from one Candidatus Woesearchaeota archaeon window:
- a CDS encoding DUF1931 domain-containing protein, with product MADLLVVKAKIKDVIGDYNVAGDFADELDKIVRESVAKAVKRAEANGRRTVMAKDL from the coding sequence ATGGCAGATTTATTAGTAGTAAAAGCAAAAATTAAAGATGTTATTGGCGATTATAATGTTGCTGGCGATTTTGCAGATGAATTGGACAAAATCGTTCGAGAATCAGTTGCTAAAGCTGTGAAAAGAGCTGAAGCTAACGGTCGTCGAACAGTCATGGCAAAAGACCTTTAG
- a CDS encoding diphthine--ammonia ligase has translation MEKTMKLAILLSGGKDALYAAYLASKEHDVVCAITIKSENKESYMFHTPNINLVDLQAKSMQIPLIIAHTKGEKEKELDDLEQAIVQAKQEFGIEGVVTGAVASQYQASRVQKICARQELWAMNPLWQINQIQLLHELLDNKFEVIISGVYGYPLDETWLGKTIDAPMIKQLISLQEQFQLNPAGEGGEIETLVVACPLFFQRISVQGSEIEYENHAGTFHVTKAELEARQ, from the coding sequence ATGGAAAAGACAATGAAACTAGCAATACTCCTCTCTGGCGGAAAAGACGCCCTTTACGCAGCATATCTAGCTAGTAAGGAGCATGATGTGGTATGTGCTATCACTATTAAATCTGAAAACAAAGAAAGTTATATGTTTCATACGCCAAACATCAACCTTGTTGACTTGCAAGCCAAAAGCATGCAAATTCCACTCATTATCGCACACACCAAAGGCGAGAAAGAAAAAGAACTCGATGATTTAGAACAAGCAATTGTGCAAGCAAAACAAGAATTTGGAATTGAAGGTGTGGTGACTGGAGCGGTTGCTTCACAATATCAAGCAAGTCGCGTGCAAAAAATTTGTGCACGACAAGAACTCTGGGCGATGAATCCTCTCTGGCAAATAAATCAAATTCAATTACTTCACGAATTATTAGACAACAAATTTGAAGTGATTATCTCAGGAGTATATGGATATCCACTTGATGAGACGTGGCTAGGAAAAACAATTGATGCACCAATGATTAAACAACTCATTTCTCTCCAAGAACAATTCCAACTCAATCCAGCAGGAGAAGGTGGAGAAATTGAGACGCTTGTTGTTGCCTGCCCGCTCTTTTTTCAGCGTATCAGCGTGCAGGGGTCAGAAATTGAGTATGAAAATCACGCAGGAACATTTCACGTCACCAAAGCAGAGCTTGAGGCGCGCCAATGA